The sequence below is a genomic window from bacterium.
GTGTCAACGAAGCCCGTCGCGGAAGCCCTTGTCGTTGCATGACAATCCCCGATGGTCGCGCCCACCCGGGAGATCGGCGTCCGGGCCGCGCAGGTACGCGGGGAGCAGCGACTCGAGCTCGGTCGGACGGCCGGCACGCAGGGCCGCGAGCCCCGCGAGCGCGACGGTCGCGGCCCGCGGATGGTTCAGGTGCGCCGGCGCGAAGCGCAGCGGCGGCGACAGGCGCGCCTTGCGGACGGGCTCCGGCGGCTCCCCGAGGACCAGGCTCCCCGGCTGCAGCTCTCCCGCGATGTCGGCGAGGGGCACGAGCGCGTCGGGCGTCAGGCGCTTCGGCGCGTCACCGGCGGCGTCGAAGCGCGCGTGGAAGACCTCGCCGCGGCGCGCGCCCAGCACCACGGACACCGTGCCGCTCCCCGGCGGGGCGTTGGCGGCGAGCGCCTCGAGCGTGGATACGCCGAAGAGCGGGATGCCCCGGGCGAAGGCCAGACCCTTGGCCGCGGCCAGCCCCGTGCGCAGCCCGGTGAAGGAGCCGGGGCCGCGCGAGACCGCGACGGCAGCCAGATCCCCCGGGGACGGGGCGAACGCGTCGAGCAGCTCCCCGGCGGCGGGGATGATCCGCTCCGAGTGGCTCTCGCGGCCGAGCAGCGTGGTCTCGGCCAGCAGGCCGCCGTCGGCCGACACCAGGGCGACGCCGCCGAGGGCGGTCGCCGTCTCGATGCCGAGGACGAGGCCGCCCAAGATCAGGGCATCACGAACGCGTGCTGGGCCGGCCGCACCGAGAGGACGGGGCAGGGGGCCTTGCGCACGACCTTCTCCGCGGTGCTCCCGAAGATGATGTGCTCCATGCCGGAGCGCCCGTGCGTGCCGATGACGATGAGGTCCACGTCGTTGGCCTTGGCGTAGCGGATGATCTCCAGAAAGGGCATCCCGTGCAGGATCACGTGCTCCACCTGGAGGCCGGCGCGCTCGTCGGCGGGGATCAGCATCCTGATCTGGCGGCCGGCCTCGGTGGCCATCTCCTCGCCGAGCGCCTCGGGGGCCTCGACACGCGGAAGGCTGAGCCCCTCGGAGAAGATCGCCTCGTTCACGACGTGCATCAGCACGAGCTTCGCCTTGTACTCGCGGGCGAAGGACACGGCGTACGTGAGCGCCTCGAGGGAGGACTCCGAGAAATCCGTGGGGTAGAGGATCTTGCTGAGCTTGATCATGGCCGCCTCCTCATTCGTCGTCGAAGGTCGCGGATCTTCTCTTGGAGATTATTCTAGTCGAATCGGGCCGTTGTGGCTACCGGGTCAACCCACTTCGTTCAGGGGGCGTACGCGGAAGGCAACGCCGAGCTCCTCCTCCGCGACGTGCCGGCAGGCCTCGAGGTCGACGCCCGGCAGGGCCACCGCGCTCGCGGTCACCGACGGCACGTGGCGCCGCGCCTCGCGGATGAAGTCGGTGACGGCGGCGTACGCGGCCTCGCCCGCCTCCGGCCGGCAGACCCGCGCGTAGCCCGCGGCGTCCGGAGCGTTGAGGCTCACGGAGAGCGCATCGACGATGCCGTCCATCTCGGGGAGGATGTCGCGGCCGAGCAGCAGGCGCGCCTGCCCGTTGGTGTTGATCCGCACGCGTGCGCCGCGCCGCTTGAGTTCCCGCGCCACCTCGCGCACGACGTCCCAGCGCAGCAGCGGCTCGCCGAAGCCGCAGAAGACGACCTCGTCGTAGCCCGAGACGTCGCCGGCGGCCGCGAGCAGCTCCGCGGCGGTGGGGTCGCGCTCGAGCGCCAGGTCGTGTCCCTTGACCACGGGCCGGGTCTCACGCGTGCAGAAGACGCAGCGGTTGCTGCAGCGGGCCGTGACGTTGAGGTAGAGCGAGGTGCGGATCGCGTAGGCGATCGCCGGGGCGTCCGGCGGGCAGGGCAGGGCGAAGAGCGCGCAGGCGTTGCGGCTGGTGATCCGGCCCACGTCGCGGACGGCGAGTCCCTTGGTCGCGGCCAGCGCCGCCGCCGTCTCGGCGACGAACGCCGGCTCGTTGCGGCGGCCGCGGCGTGACTGCGGCGCGAGGTACGGCGCGTCGGTCTCGACGACCATGCGCTCGATCGGGATGCCGCGGGCGACCTCGGGGAGGCGGGATTTCGGATACGTGAAAGGGCCGGCGATCGAGATCTGGAAGCCGAGCGCCAGGGCGCGCGCGGCGTCCGCGGCCGACCCCGAGAAGCAGTGGAAGACCCCGCCGGCCTCGCCGGCGCCCTCGCGCTCGAGGACGGCGAAGGTGTCGGCGGCCGCGTCGCGCGAGTGCACGACCAGCGGCTTGCGCAGGCGGCGCGCGAGGGCGATGTGCCGCGCGAAGAGCTCCCGCTGCAGATCGCGCGGGGAGCGGTCGCGGTAGTAGTCGAGCCCGGCCTCGCCGACCGCGACCACCCGCGGGTCCTCGGCGAGTCGCGCCAGCTCGTCCCACGCGGCGTCGGTGACCGCGGCGGCGTCGTGCGGGTGGACGCCGGCGGTGACGCTGACGAAGCCGGCGTTCGCGGACGCGATCTCGAGGCTGCGCCGCAGCGAGGGCAGGTCGGTCGAGACGCTGACGATATGGGCGAGCCCGGCCTCCCGCGCCCGCTCCAGCACCGCCGCGAGGTCGCCGGCGAACTCCGGCATGTCGAGGTGGGCGTGCGTGTCGATCAGCACGGAAACGGCCTGCTACGCCTCGATCCGCGGAAACAAGGGGCCGGAGGGGCGGACCTGCGTCCCCGGCGGCAGCAGGTCCCAGCCTTCGGGCTCCACCGCCGCCGGGGTGCCGTCGAGGCCGAGGTCGCGCCAGATGCGCTCGGCGGTCGCCGGCAGGAACGGCCAGACGAGGACGGCGGCCGCGCGCAGCGCCTCGAGCAGCCCGCGCAGGCAGCGGTCCAGCCGGGCGGCCGCCCCGGGGTCCTTCGCGAGCGCCCACGGCTTCTCGTCGTCCACGAACTTGTTGGCCTGCCCGATCAGCCCCCAGATCGCGGTGAGGGCCGCGTGGGGCGCGATGCGCTCGACGGCAACCTGCACGGCCCTGGCCGCCTCCTGCGCGGCGCCGGCCAGGGGCGTCTCGCCGGAGCCCGCGGCCGGGACGGCGCCGGCGCGGTACTTGCCGGTCATGGCGAGCACCCGCGAGAGCAGGTTGCCGAGGTCGTTGGCCAGGTCGGTGTTGATGCGGCCGACCAGGGCCCGGTGCGAGAAGTCGCCGTCCGGGCCGAAGGGCACCTCGCGCATCAGGAAGTAGCGCAGCCCGTCCACGCCGTAGCGGTCGGCGAGCGCGCCGGGGTCGACGACGTTGCCGACCGACTTGGACATCTTGCGCCCCTCGATCGTCCACCAGCCGTGGGCGAAGATCGCGCGCGGGGGAGCGATGCCGCCGCCGTGCAGCATCGTCGGCCAGTAGACGGCGTGGGTCGTGAGGATGTCCTTGCCGACGAGGTGATGCACGGCCGGCCAGAACCGCGCGAACCGCTCCGGGTCGGCGCCGTACCCCGCTCCGGTGATGTAGTTGGTCAGGGCGTCGAACCAGACGTACGTCACGTAGTCCGGGTCGAACGGCAGCTCGATCCCCCAGGCGAGACGCTTCTTCGGCCGCGAGATGCACAGGTCCCCGAGCGGCTGGCGCAGGAACCCGAGGATCTCGTTGCGGCGGGACTCCGGCTGGATGAAGCCCGGGTTGGCCTCGATGTGCGCGACGAGCCAGTCGCGGTGGCTGCCCATGCGGAAGTAGTAGTTCTCCTCGGCGAGGCGCACCAGCTCGCGCCCGCAGTCGGGGCAGCGGCCGCTCTCGGCGTCCTTGTCCGTCCAGAAGCGCTCATCGGGGACGCAGTACCACCCCTCGTAGGCGGCTTTGTAGATCTCGCCGCGCGCCATGAGGTCGGCGAGCAGCCCCTGGACGACGCGGATGTGGCGCGGCTCGGTCGTGCGGATGAAGTCGTCGTTGCTGATGTTGAGCTTGTCCCAGAGGGCGCGGAAGTGCGCGACCATGCGGTCGCAGTGCTCCCGGGGCGGGATGCCGAGCTTGGCCGCGGCCTGCTCCACCTTCTGGCCGTGCTCGTCGGTCCCGGTCAGGAACAGCACCGGCGCGCCGCGCTGGCGGTGGAAGCGGGCGAGCGCGTCCGCGACGACCGTCGTGTAGGCGTGCCCGAGGTGCGGGACGTCGTTGACGTAGTAGATCGGGGTCGAGACGTAGAACGGCTCGGCCACGCGCGGTCCTCCCCTACCTGCCGACGCTGAGGTACTCGAAGCCGGCGGCGCGCATCCGCTTCGGGTCGTAGATGTTGCGGCAGTCCACGATCCGCGGCGCGGCCAGCAGCTCCTTGAGCCGGTCGAGGTCGAGGTTGCGGAACTGGTTCCACTCCGTGAACAGGACGAGCAGGTCGGCGCCCGCGGCCGCCTCGTAGGCGTCCGCGCACCAGGTGACGCCCCGCTCGCCGAGCACGGGCCGGGAGGTCTCCATCGCCGCCGGGTCGAAGACCCGCAGGCGGGCGCCGGCCCGCTGCGCCTCGAGGAGGATGTCGAGCGCGGGCGAGTCGCGCACGTCGTCGGTGTTGGGCTTGAACGCGAGGCCGAGCGCGGCGATCGTGCGCCCCGAGAACTCGGGCAGCAGCCGCTGCATCTTGGCGACCATGGCGGCGCGCCGCTCCTTGTTGACCTCGAGCACCGCCTCGACGATCCGCAGGCGGTAGCCGTGGTCGCCGGCGATCTGGACGAGCGCGGAGGTGTCCTTCGGGAAGCAGGAGCCGCCGTAGCCCGGCCCGGGGTGCAGGAACTTCGGGTTGATGCGCTTGTCGAGGCCCATGCCCTTGGCCACCTGGTGGACGTCCGCGCCGACGCGCTCGCAGATCTCGGCCATCTCGTTGATGAAGCTGATCTTGGTGGCGAGGAAGGCGTTGGAGGCGTACTTGATCATCTCGGAGCTCGCGACGTTGGTGATCACGATCGGCGTCTCGATCAGGTAGAGCGGCGCATAGAGGTCGCGCATGATGGCGACCGCCTGGTCGCTGTCGGCGCCGATGACCACGCGGTCGGGGCGCATGAAGTCCTCGATGGCGGAGCCCTCGCGCAGGAACTCCGGGTTCGAGACCACGTCGAAGCGTGCGCCGTTGGCGTTGTGCCGCTCGATGATCCCGCGGACGCGCTCGCCGGTGCCGATCGGCACCGTGCTCTTGGTGACGACGACCTTGTAGCCGTTGAGGTTGCGGCCGATCGCCTCGGCCACCTCGTCGACGTAGCGCAGGTCGGCCGAACCGTCCTCGCGCGGCGGCGTGCCCACGGCGATGAAGACCGCGAGGGCCTTCTCGACGCCGGCCTTGAGATCGGTCGTGAAGTGCAGCCTGCCGGCCTTGAGGTTGCGCTCGACGAGCTCCTCGAGCCCCGGCTCGTAGATCGGGATCCGGCCCTGCTTCAGGCCCTCGATCTTCGAGGCGTCGTTGTCGACGCAGGTGACGTCCACCCCGAACTCCGCGAAGCAGGTCCCCGTGACGAGACCGACGTAGCCGCTGCCGACGACGCTGATGTGCATGTTCGAAGCCCCCCTGTGCTGCTGACGGTCGCG
It includes:
- the tsaB gene encoding tRNA (adenosine(37)-N6)-threonylcarbamoyltransferase complex dimerization subunit type 1 TsaB — translated: MGGLVLGIETATALGGVALVSADGGLLAETTLLGRESHSERIIPAAGELLDAFAPSPGDLAAVAVSRGPGSFTGLRTGLAAAKGLAFARGIPLFGVSTLEALAANAPPGSGTVSVVLGARRGEVFHARFDAAGDAPKRLTPDALVPLADIAGELQPGSLVLGEPPEPVRKARLSPPLRFAPAHLNHPRAATVALAGLAALRAGRPTELESLLPAYLRGPDADLPGGRDHRGLSCNDKGFRDGLR
- a CDS encoding universal stress protein, whose translation is MIKLSKILYPTDFSESSLEALTYAVSFAREYKAKLVLMHVVNEAIFSEGLSLPRVEAPEALGEEMATEAGRQIRMLIPADERAGLQVEHVILHGMPFLEIIRYAKANDVDLIVIGTHGRSGMEHIIFGSTAEKVVRKAPCPVLSVRPAQHAFVMP
- a CDS encoding TatD family hydrolase; protein product: MLIDTHAHLDMPEFAGDLAAVLERAREAGLAHIVSVSTDLPSLRRSLEIASANAGFVSVTAGVHPHDAAAVTDAAWDELARLAEDPRVVAVGEAGLDYYRDRSPRDLQRELFARHIALARRLRKPLVVHSRDAAADTFAVLEREGAGEAGGVFHCFSGSAADAARALALGFQISIAGPFTYPKSRLPEVARGIPIERMVVETDAPYLAPQSRRGRRNEPAFVAETAAALAATKGLAVRDVGRITSRNACALFALPCPPDAPAIAYAIRTSLYLNVTARCSNRCVFCTRETRPVVKGHDLALERDPTAAELLAAAGDVSGYDEVVFCGFGEPLLRWDVVREVARELKRRGARVRINTNGQARLLLGRDILPEMDGIVDALSVSLNAPDAAGYARVCRPEAGEAAYAAVTDFIREARRHVPSVTASAVALPGVDLEACRHVAEEELGVAFRVRPLNEVG
- the metG gene encoding methionine--tRNA ligase, producing MAEPFYVSTPIYYVNDVPHLGHAYTTVVADALARFHRQRGAPVLFLTGTDEHGQKVEQAAAKLGIPPREHCDRMVAHFRALWDKLNISNDDFIRTTEPRHIRVVQGLLADLMARGEIYKAAYEGWYCVPDERFWTDKDAESGRCPDCGRELVRLAEENYYFRMGSHRDWLVAHIEANPGFIQPESRRNEILGFLRQPLGDLCISRPKKRLAWGIELPFDPDYVTYVWFDALTNYITGAGYGADPERFARFWPAVHHLVGKDILTTHAVYWPTMLHGGGIAPPRAIFAHGWWTIEGRKMSKSVGNVVDPGALADRYGVDGLRYFLMREVPFGPDGDFSHRALVGRINTDLANDLGNLLSRVLAMTGKYRAGAVPAAGSGETPLAGAAQEAARAVQVAVERIAPHAALTAIWGLIGQANKFVDDEKPWALAKDPGAAARLDRCLRGLLEALRAAAVLVWPFLPATAERIWRDLGLDGTPAAVEPEGWDLLPPGTQVRPSGPLFPRIEA
- a CDS encoding UDP-glucose/GDP-mannose dehydrogenase family protein, yielding MHISVVGSGYVGLVTGTCFAEFGVDVTCVDNDASKIEGLKQGRIPIYEPGLEELVERNLKAGRLHFTTDLKAGVEKALAVFIAVGTPPREDGSADLRYVDEVAEAIGRNLNGYKVVVTKSTVPIGTGERVRGIIERHNANGARFDVVSNPEFLREGSAIEDFMRPDRVVIGADSDQAVAIMRDLYAPLYLIETPIVITNVASSEMIKYASNAFLATKISFINEMAEICERVGADVHQVAKGMGLDKRINPKFLHPGPGYGGSCFPKDTSALVQIAGDHGYRLRIVEAVLEVNKERRAAMVAKMQRLLPEFSGRTIAALGLAFKPNTDDVRDSPALDILLEAQRAGARLRVFDPAAMETSRPVLGERGVTWCADAYEAAAGADLLVLFTEWNQFRNLDLDRLKELLAAPRIVDCRNIYDPKRMRAAGFEYLSVGR